The following proteins are encoded in a genomic region of Rhodoferax aquaticus:
- the acs gene encoding acetate--CoA ligase yields MSEQQSTITSGLVENRVFPPSEAFVKAARVSGMPAYDALCAEAAQDFEGFWARLARENLNWTKPFTQTLDESQAPFYKWFADGEINASANCLDRHMGTAVENKTAVIFEADDGTVTKTSYKELLARVSQFANALKAHGIQKGDRVLIYMPMTLEGVIAMQACARLGAIHSVVFGGFSAKAVQERIIDVGAVAVITSNYQMRGGKELPLKAIVDEGMALGGCEAVKTVFVYQRTATACPMLAGRDKTFSEVLAGQSADCAPVPVGAEHPLFILYTSGSTGKPKGVQHSTGGYLLWAKVTMDWTFDLKPEDVFWCTADIGWITGHSYVAYGPLAAGATQIIFEGIPTFPNAGRFWQMIERHKCSIFYTAPTAIRSLIKAAEGDAKVHPDRSDLSSLRILGSVGEPINPEAWMWYHKHVGHEKCPIVDTFWQTETGGHMMTPLPGATPLVPGSCTLPLPGIIAAIVDEVGNDIPNGTGGILVVKRPWPSMIRTIWNDPERFKKSYFPEEMGGKLYLAGDGAIRSADRAYFRITGRIDDVLNVSGHRMGTMEIESALVAKTDLVAEAAVVGRPDDVTGEAICAFVVLKRPCPSGDEAKAIAKELRDWVAKEIGPIAKPKDIRFGENLPKTRSGKIMRRLLRSLAKGETITQDTSTLENPAILSQLGQTY; encoded by the coding sequence GTGAGCGAACAACAGTCCACTATCACTTCTGGCTTGGTTGAGAATCGGGTTTTCCCACCCAGTGAAGCCTTCGTTAAAGCAGCGCGCGTATCGGGGATGCCAGCGTATGATGCCTTGTGTGCCGAGGCCGCACAAGACTTCGAAGGTTTTTGGGCCCGTTTGGCGCGTGAGAATCTAAACTGGACCAAGCCATTCACCCAAACGCTGGATGAGTCCCAGGCTCCGTTTTATAAGTGGTTTGCGGATGGAGAGATCAATGCTTCCGCCAACTGCTTGGACAGGCACATGGGGACTGCGGTAGAGAACAAGACCGCGGTCATCTTTGAGGCGGACGACGGCACCGTCACAAAAACAAGTTACAAAGAACTGCTGGCACGGGTAAGCCAGTTTGCCAACGCTTTGAAGGCCCATGGCATTCAAAAAGGTGATCGGGTATTGATTTATATGCCCATGACGCTAGAAGGCGTGATTGCGATGCAAGCTTGCGCGCGTTTGGGTGCCATACACAGCGTGGTTTTTGGTGGTTTTTCCGCCAAGGCTGTGCAAGAGCGCATCATCGACGTGGGTGCGGTTGCGGTCATCACGAGCAACTACCAAATGCGAGGCGGCAAAGAGTTGCCACTTAAAGCCATTGTGGATGAAGGTATGGCGCTGGGCGGTTGCGAAGCGGTAAAGACCGTTTTTGTCTACCAACGCACCGCAACTGCTTGTCCAATGCTCGCGGGTCGCGACAAGACTTTTTCGGAAGTTTTGGCTGGGCAGTCTGCAGACTGCGCGCCAGTGCCCGTGGGGGCGGAACACCCGCTGTTTATCTTGTACACATCTGGTTCCACAGGTAAACCCAAAGGAGTGCAGCACTCCACCGGTGGTTATCTGTTGTGGGCCAAAGTAACCATGGATTGGACCTTTGACCTTAAGCCTGAAGATGTGTTCTGGTGCACTGCCGACATTGGTTGGATCACAGGGCACAGCTACGTGGCCTATGGCCCCTTAGCGGCTGGCGCTACGCAGATTATTTTTGAAGGTATTCCCACCTTCCCCAACGCAGGGCGGTTCTGGCAAATGATTGAGCGCCACAAATGCTCTATCTTCTACACCGCGCCTACAGCGATCCGCTCGTTGATCAAGGCGGCAGAAGGTGATGCAAAAGTGCACCCGGATCGTTCTGACCTCAGCAGCTTGCGCATCTTGGGCTCCGTCGGTGAGCCTATCAATCCAGAGGCGTGGATGTGGTACCACAAGCATGTGGGCCATGAAAAGTGCCCGATCGTAGATACCTTCTGGCAAACCGAAACTGGCGGGCACATGATGACGCCATTGCCCGGTGCAACGCCCTTGGTCCCCGGTAGTTGCACCTTGCCACTGCCTGGCATCATTGCCGCCATTGTGGATGAGGTCGGAAACGACATCCCCAACGGCACCGGTGGCATTTTGGTGGTCAAGCGTCCTTGGCCCTCCATGATTCGCACGATTTGGAATGACCCTGAGCGGTTTAAGAAGAGCTACTTCCCTGAGGAAATGGGAGGGAAGCTGTATTTGGCGGGTGACGGTGCCATTCGCAGTGCGGATCGCGCTTATTTCCGCATCACAGGTCGGATTGACGATGTGCTCAACGTCTCAGGGCATCGCATGGGAACCATGGAAATTGAGTCCGCCTTGGTGGCCAAGACCGACTTGGTTGCAGAAGCTGCGGTAGTGGGCAGGCCTGATGACGTGACTGGCGAGGCCATTTGTGCCTTTGTAGTGCTCAAGCGTCCTTGCCCTAGTGGAGATGAGGCGAAAGCTATCGCCAAAGAGTTGCGCGACTGGGTTGCCAAAGAAATTGGGCCTATTGCTAAACCCAAAGACATTCGATTTGGTGAAAACTTGCCCAAGACTCGGTCGGGCAAGATCATGCGCCGATTGTTGCGTTCCTTGGCCAAAGGAGAAACGATTACCCAAGACACCTCCACCTTGGAAAATCCCGCCATCCTGAGCCAGTTGGGGCAAACCTACTAA
- a CDS encoding c-type cytochrome produces MNRSLMTATLGVAALLSTAPAFADLALATSKNCMTCHAVDKKLLGPSYKDVAAKYKGDKSAADKLASKILKGGSGVWGQVPMPAMNQVSEAEAKKLVGWILSQ; encoded by the coding sequence ATGAACCGCTCTTTGATGACCGCCACACTTGGCGTAGCCGCGCTTCTCTCCACAGCCCCAGCCTTCGCTGATTTGGCCTTGGCCACCAGTAAAAATTGTATGACCTGCCATGCGGTGGACAAAAAACTGCTAGGTCCGTCGTACAAAGATGTAGCCGCCAAGTACAAAGGCGATAAGTCCGCAGCGGACAAATTGGCCAGCAAAATCTTGAAGGGTGGGAGTGGCGTCTGGGGTCAAGTACCAATGCCCGCCATGAATCAAGTCTCTGAAGCCGAGGCTAAGAAATTGGTGGGCTGGATTCTGAGCCAGTAA
- a CDS encoding TIGR04438 family Trp-rich protein, translating into MYLVGIGVVLLLLKYLEVAPVALWSWWLVLAPFGLATAWWYWADSSGYTKRKAMEAEQAKKQSRIDRNKEAMGNLNAKKRK; encoded by the coding sequence ATGTATTTGGTTGGAATTGGTGTGGTCTTGCTGTTGCTTAAGTACTTGGAGGTAGCGCCGGTTGCGCTGTGGTCTTGGTGGCTGGTGCTTGCACCGTTTGGTTTGGCAACGGCGTGGTGGTATTGGGCAGATTCGTCGGGCTATACCAAGCGCAAAGCGATGGAAGCGGAGCAAGCTAAGAAGCAATCTCGAATCGACCGCAACAAAGAAGCGATGGGGAACCTCAACGCAAAGAAGCGCAAGTAA
- the ilvD gene encoding dihydroxy-acid dehydratase, whose protein sequence is MDIKPVVMNPRSKNITEGKSRAPNRSMYYGMGYTAEDFGKPMVGVANGHSTITPCNSGLQKLADAAVAGILDAGGNAQIFGTPTISDGMAMGTEGMKYSLVSREVISDCVETCVQGQWMDGVLVIGGCDKNMPGGLMGMLRANVPAIYVYGGTILPGHYKGQDLNIVSVFEAVGENAAGKLSDADLTEIEKRAIPGTGSCGGMYTANTMSSAFEALGISLPYSSTMANEHDEKVKSARESARVLVEAIKKDIKPRDIVTRKSIENAVAVIMATGGSTNAVLHFLAIAHCADVEWTIDDFERMRKKTPVLCDLKPSGKSLAVELHKAGGIPQVMKILLKAGLLNGDCLTITGQTIEEVLKDIPDEPPANQTVIRPINNPMYAQGHLAILKGNLSPEGCVAKITGLKRPVMTGPARVFDDEQSALAAILANKIVAGDVMVLRYLGPKGGPGMPEMLAPTGALVGQGLGESVGLITDGRFSGGTWGMVVGHVAPEAAAGGNIALIEENDSITIDAHQLLLQVNVSDEVLAKRRAAWTPPKPRYTRGVQAKFAFNASSASKGAVLDNY, encoded by the coding sequence ATGGACATCAAACCTGTCGTCATGAATCCCCGCAGCAAAAATATCACCGAGGGCAAGTCCCGGGCGCCTAACCGTTCCATGTACTACGGGATGGGCTACACGGCAGAGGACTTCGGCAAACCCATGGTGGGCGTGGCCAACGGCCATAGCACGATCACGCCGTGCAACAGCGGGTTGCAAAAGCTGGCTGATGCAGCCGTAGCAGGCATCTTGGATGCAGGCGGCAATGCACAAATTTTCGGCACACCCACCATTTCAGATGGCATGGCAATGGGCACCGAAGGCATGAAGTATTCACTGGTCAGCCGCGAAGTCATTTCAGACTGCGTGGAGACCTGCGTGCAAGGCCAATGGATGGACGGCGTGCTGGTCATCGGTGGCTGCGACAAAAACATGCCCGGCGGCCTGATGGGCATGTTGCGCGCCAACGTACCAGCGATTTATGTCTATGGTGGAACCATCCTGCCGGGTCACTACAAAGGCCAAGACCTGAACATCGTGAGCGTCTTTGAGGCCGTGGGCGAAAACGCCGCCGGCAAGCTCAGCGACGCCGACCTGACCGAAATTGAAAAACGCGCGATTCCTGGCACCGGCTCGTGTGGCGGCATGTATACGGCCAACACCATGTCGTCGGCCTTCGAAGCGTTGGGCATCTCTCTGCCTTACTCCAGCACCATGGCCAATGAGCACGACGAAAAAGTAAAGTCGGCACGCGAATCCGCACGGGTTTTGGTAGAGGCCATCAAGAAAGACATCAAGCCACGCGACATCGTGACGCGCAAGTCCATCGAGAACGCGGTAGCGGTCATCATGGCCACTGGCGGCTCCACGAACGCGGTGCTGCACTTTTTGGCCATCGCCCACTGCGCTGACGTGGAATGGACCATTGATGACTTTGAACGCATGCGTAAAAAGACTCCGGTGCTGTGCGATCTGAAGCCAAGCGGAAAGTCGCTGGCTGTCGAGTTGCATAAAGCAGGTGGCATCCCACAAGTGATGAAGATTTTGCTGAAAGCGGGCTTGCTCAACGGCGACTGCCTCACCATCACTGGCCAAACCATTGAAGAAGTGCTGAAAGACATTCCTGACGAGCCACCAGCCAATCAGACCGTGATTCGCCCGATTAACAACCCCATGTATGCACAAGGGCATCTGGCTATTCTCAAGGGCAACCTGAGCCCAGAGGGCTGCGTCGCAAAGATTACCGGCCTGAAACGCCCCGTGATGACAGGGCCTGCACGGGTTTTTGATGACGAACAGTCTGCCTTGGCTGCAATTTTGGCCAACAAAATTGTGGCCGGTGACGTCATGGTGCTGCGCTATCTGGGCCCCAAGGGCGGACCCGGCATGCCAGAAATGCTGGCACCTACCGGCGCGTTGGTAGGCCAAGGTTTGGGAGAATCCGTAGGACTAATTACCGATGGCCGCTTCTCTGGGGGCACATGGGGCATGGTCGTGGGACACGTGGCACCGGAAGCCGCAGCGGGCGGCAACATCGCTTTGATTGAAGAGAACGACTCCATCACCATCGATGCGCACCAGTTGCTGTTGCAAGTCAATGTGAGCGATGAAGTCTTGGCCAAGCGCCGTGCAGCATGGACACCCCCCAAACCCCGCTACACCCGTGGTGTTCAGGCGAAGTTTGCGTTCAATGCCTCCAGTGCAAGCAAAGGCGCCGTACTCGACAACTATTGA